From a single Populus nigra chromosome 18, ddPopNigr1.1, whole genome shotgun sequence genomic region:
- the LOC133678688 gene encoding probable inactive leucine-rich repeat receptor-like protein kinase At3g03770 isoform X2 encodes MGYRSLFLLLCFPWSFLITGTHQLQSSQTQVLLQLRKHLEYPAQLEFWNNHGMDLCYLSPSTQLNMTCQDNVVTELRMTGDKPVKVNSFVGFAITNKTLSGNFSMDSFVITLARLTSLRVLSLVSLGIWGPLPDKIHRLSSLEYLDLSSNYLFGSVPPKISTMVKLQTLKLDDNFFNDTVPAWFDSLSNLTILSLRNNQLKGPFPSSIQRVTTLTDLILSGNDISGKLPNLDMLSKLNKLDLSENSLDSDLPSMPKGLVMAFLSNNSLSGYRVVKFGGNCLSVDLHHQHAKSSCIDVPVKRKHSGGKNMGVLVGVLAGIFFFIVLMAFGLVMVRKRYFSRGIPEQHLLHKAEQDKSVTGFSSEFLSSARFVSEAAKLSIQGLPACRSFTLEELKEATNNFNNSSILGDGSYGKLYKGILENGTQVAVRCVPSSKKYSMRNLKLRMDLLAKLRHPHLVCLLGHCIDGGGQDDYRVNKVFLVYEYVSNGNFRAYLSEDSPGKVLNWPERLAVLISVAKAIHFLHTGVIPGFFNNRLKANNILLNEHGIAKLSDYGLSIISEAAGNCGENGEEPKSWQMARLEDDVCSFGFILLESLVGPSVSSRRDKLALDELASCNSQEGRQKSLNPIVLATSSQESLSVVITITNKCIYSESWSRPSFEDILWNLQYAVQVQATADGEQFR; translated from the exons ATGGGGTACCGTAGCTTGTTTCTTCTGTTATGTTTCCCGTGGAGTTTTCTCATTACTGGTACTCATCAATTACAATCCTCACAAACACAAGTGCTTCTTCAGCTAAGGAAGCATTTAGAGTACCCAGCTCAACTAGAATTTTGGAATAATCATGGAATGGATTTATGCTATTTATCTCCATCCACACAATTAAATATGACATGCCAGGACAATGTTGTCACTGAGCTGAGAATGACGGGAGACAAGCCGGTCAAGGTCAATAGCTTTGTGGGATTTGCAATTACTAATAAAACTTTATCAGGGAACTTCTCTATGGACTCTTTTGTGATCACTCTTGCAAGGTTGACCAGCTTGAGAGTTCTTAGTCTTGTTTCTTTGGGCATTTGGGGTCCGCTTCCAGACAAAATTCATAGGTTGTCTTCGCTTGAATATTTGGATTTGAGTTCAAATTATCTCTTCGGTTCCGTTCCTCCAAAGATTTCTACAATGGTGAAACTTCAAACTCTTAAACTGGATGACAATTTCTTCAATGATACAGTCCCTGCTTGGTTTGATTCGTTGTCTAATCTGACAATTCTAAGCTTAAGGAACAACCAGTTGAAAGGTCCATTTCCATCTTCAATACAGCGAGTAACCACTCTCACTGATCTTATTTTGTCTGGCAATGATATATCCGGGAAGTTACCAAATCTTGACATGTTAAGTAAACTGAATAAGCTAGATTTGAGCGAAAACAGTTTAGATTCTGATCTACCTTCAATGCCCAAAGGGTTGGTCATGGCTTTCCTTAGCAACAACTCCTTGTCAG GATATAGAGTGGTAAAGTTTGGTGGAAATTGCTTATCTGTTGATTTACATCATCAGCATGCAAAATCATCTTGTATAGATGTTCCTGTGAAAAGGAAACATTCTGGAGGCAAAAACATGGGAGTACTAGTTGGTGTGCTTGCTGGCATATTTTTCTTCatagttctcatggcttttgGCCTTGTCATGGTGCGCAAAAGATATTTCTCTCGAGGGATACCGGAGCAGCATTTGTTGCACAAAGCAGAGCAGGATAAATCAGTGACAGGATTCTCCTCTGAGTTCCTCTCTAGTGCAA GGTTTGTTTCCGAAGCTGCAAAATTGAGTATACAAGGTCTCCCAGCATGCCGGTCATTTACACTAGAAGAGTTAAAGGAAGCAACAAACAACTTTAATAACTCTTCCATTTTGGGCGATGGTTCTTACGGGAAG CTTTACAAAGGAATATTAGAGAATGGAACCCAGGTTGCTGTAAGGTGCGTACCTTCATCAAAGAAATATTCAATGCGAAATCTTAAACTCAGGATGGATTTGCTTGCAAAGCTTCGCCACCCGCACCTGGTTTGCCTTTTAGGGCACTGCATTGATGGTGGGGGACAAGATGATTACAGAGTGAACAAAGTCTTCCTCGTATACGAATATGTTTCTAACGGCAACTTCAGAGCTTACCTCTCTG AGGACAGTCCTGGAAAGGTTCTAAACTGGCCAGAGAGATTGGCAGTGCTAATTAGTGTCGCAAAGGCTATTCACTTTTTGCATACTGGAGTTATTCCTGGTTTCTTTAACAATCGATTGAAAGCAAATAATATACTGCTCAATGAACATGGGATAGCAAAGTTGAGTGACTATGGGCTTTCCATCATCTCTGAAGCAGCTGGAAATTGTGGG GAAAATGGGGAAGAGCCTAAATCATG GCAAATGGCAAGATTAGAGGACGATGTTTGTAGCTTTGGATTCATATTACTTGAATCACTCGTTGGACCTTCAGTATCTTCCAGAAGAGACAAGCTTGCACTAGATGAATTG GCATCTTGTAACAGCCAAGAGGGACGTCAAAAATCATTAAACCCTATTGTTTTGGCCACAAGCTCACAAGAATCTTTATCAGTTGTGATTACGATAACCAACAAATGCATTTATTCTGAATCATGGAGTCGACCATCATTTGAAGACATTCTTTGGAACTTGCAGTATGCAGTTCAGGTCCAGGCAACAGCAGACGGTGAACAGTTTCGATGA
- the LOC133678688 gene encoding probable inactive leucine-rich repeat receptor-like protein kinase At3g03770 isoform X1, with product MGYRSLFLLLCFPWSFLITGTHQLQSSQTQVLLQLRKHLEYPAQLEFWNNHGMDLCYLSPSTQLNMTCQDNVVTELRMTGDKPVKVNSFVGFAITNKTLSGNFSMDSFVITLARLTSLRVLSLVSLGIWGPLPDKIHRLSSLEYLDLSSNYLFGSVPPKISTMVKLQTLKLDDNFFNDTVPAWFDSLSNLTILSLRNNQLKGPFPSSIQRVTTLTDLILSGNDISGKLPNLDMLSKLNKLDLSENSLDSDLPSMPKGLVMAFLSNNSLSGEIPRQYSQLSQLQHFDMSFNELSGKITASLFSLPSISYLNLASNMLSGSLPDRLTCGSKLQFVDVSNNRLTGGLPYCFTESGYRVVKFGGNCLSVDLHHQHAKSSCIDVPVKRKHSGGKNMGVLVGVLAGIFFFIVLMAFGLVMVRKRYFSRGIPEQHLLHKAEQDKSVTGFSSEFLSSARFVSEAAKLSIQGLPACRSFTLEELKEATNNFNNSSILGDGSYGKLYKGILENGTQVAVRCVPSSKKYSMRNLKLRMDLLAKLRHPHLVCLLGHCIDGGGQDDYRVNKVFLVYEYVSNGNFRAYLSEDSPGKVLNWPERLAVLISVAKAIHFLHTGVIPGFFNNRLKANNILLNEHGIAKLSDYGLSIISEAAGNCGENGEEPKSWQMARLEDDVCSFGFILLESLVGPSVSSRRDKLALDELASCNSQEGRQKSLNPIVLATSSQESLSVVITITNKCIYSESWSRPSFEDILWNLQYAVQVQATADGEQFR from the exons ATGGGGTACCGTAGCTTGTTTCTTCTGTTATGTTTCCCGTGGAGTTTTCTCATTACTGGTACTCATCAATTACAATCCTCACAAACACAAGTGCTTCTTCAGCTAAGGAAGCATTTAGAGTACCCAGCTCAACTAGAATTTTGGAATAATCATGGAATGGATTTATGCTATTTATCTCCATCCACACAATTAAATATGACATGCCAGGACAATGTTGTCACTGAGCTGAGAATGACGGGAGACAAGCCGGTCAAGGTCAATAGCTTTGTGGGATTTGCAATTACTAATAAAACTTTATCAGGGAACTTCTCTATGGACTCTTTTGTGATCACTCTTGCAAGGTTGACCAGCTTGAGAGTTCTTAGTCTTGTTTCTTTGGGCATTTGGGGTCCGCTTCCAGACAAAATTCATAGGTTGTCTTCGCTTGAATATTTGGATTTGAGTTCAAATTATCTCTTCGGTTCCGTTCCTCCAAAGATTTCTACAATGGTGAAACTTCAAACTCTTAAACTGGATGACAATTTCTTCAATGATACAGTCCCTGCTTGGTTTGATTCGTTGTCTAATCTGACAATTCTAAGCTTAAGGAACAACCAGTTGAAAGGTCCATTTCCATCTTCAATACAGCGAGTAACCACTCTCACTGATCTTATTTTGTCTGGCAATGATATATCCGGGAAGTTACCAAATCTTGACATGTTAAGTAAACTGAATAAGCTAGATTTGAGCGAAAACAGTTTAGATTCTGATCTACCTTCAATGCCCAAAGGGTTGGTCATGGCTTTCCTTAGCAACAACTCCTTGTCAGGTGAGATCCCAAGGCAATATAGCCAGCTAAGTCAGCTTCAGCATTTTGATATGTCATTCAATGAACTAAGTGGAAAAATTACTGCTTCCCTTTTCTCATTGCCCAGCATTAGCTACTTGAATTTGGCATCAAATATGTTGAGCGGTTCACTCCCAGACCGTCTGACCTGTGGCAGCAAACTTCAGTTTGTTGATGTATCTAATAACAGGTTAACTGGTGGATTGCCTTATTGTTTTACTGAATCAGGATATAGAGTGGTAAAGTTTGGTGGAAATTGCTTATCTGTTGATTTACATCATCAGCATGCAAAATCATCTTGTATAGATGTTCCTGTGAAAAGGAAACATTCTGGAGGCAAAAACATGGGAGTACTAGTTGGTGTGCTTGCTGGCATATTTTTCTTCatagttctcatggcttttgGCCTTGTCATGGTGCGCAAAAGATATTTCTCTCGAGGGATACCGGAGCAGCATTTGTTGCACAAAGCAGAGCAGGATAAATCAGTGACAGGATTCTCCTCTGAGTTCCTCTCTAGTGCAA GGTTTGTTTCCGAAGCTGCAAAATTGAGTATACAAGGTCTCCCAGCATGCCGGTCATTTACACTAGAAGAGTTAAAGGAAGCAACAAACAACTTTAATAACTCTTCCATTTTGGGCGATGGTTCTTACGGGAAG CTTTACAAAGGAATATTAGAGAATGGAACCCAGGTTGCTGTAAGGTGCGTACCTTCATCAAAGAAATATTCAATGCGAAATCTTAAACTCAGGATGGATTTGCTTGCAAAGCTTCGCCACCCGCACCTGGTTTGCCTTTTAGGGCACTGCATTGATGGTGGGGGACAAGATGATTACAGAGTGAACAAAGTCTTCCTCGTATACGAATATGTTTCTAACGGCAACTTCAGAGCTTACCTCTCTG AGGACAGTCCTGGAAAGGTTCTAAACTGGCCAGAGAGATTGGCAGTGCTAATTAGTGTCGCAAAGGCTATTCACTTTTTGCATACTGGAGTTATTCCTGGTTTCTTTAACAATCGATTGAAAGCAAATAATATACTGCTCAATGAACATGGGATAGCAAAGTTGAGTGACTATGGGCTTTCCATCATCTCTGAAGCAGCTGGAAATTGTGGG GAAAATGGGGAAGAGCCTAAATCATG GCAAATGGCAAGATTAGAGGACGATGTTTGTAGCTTTGGATTCATATTACTTGAATCACTCGTTGGACCTTCAGTATCTTCCAGAAGAGACAAGCTTGCACTAGATGAATTG GCATCTTGTAACAGCCAAGAGGGACGTCAAAAATCATTAAACCCTATTGTTTTGGCCACAAGCTCACAAGAATCTTTATCAGTTGTGATTACGATAACCAACAAATGCATTTATTCTGAATCATGGAGTCGACCATCATTTGAAGACATTCTTTGGAACTTGCAGTATGCAGTTCAGGTCCAGGCAACAGCAGACGGTGAACAGTTTCGATGA
- the LOC133678683 gene encoding uncharacterized protein LOC133678683 isoform X2, producing MTCSVVIRIMTDELRNFLELNLPKVKEGKKAKFSLGVAEPKIGSHIFEVTKIPCQSNEFVHELLRGVRLHFERFIKDLKPGDLEKAQLGLGHSYSRAKVKFNVNRVDNMVIQAIFLLDTLDKDVNSFAMRVREWYSWHFPELVKIVNDNYIYAKLAKFIDDKSKLSEDKLPALTDILGDEDKAKEVVEAAKASMGQDLSPIDLINVQQFAQRVMDLSEYRKKLHEYLVTKMNDIAPNLASLIGEMVGARLISHAGSLTNLAKCPSSTLQILGAEKALFRALKTRGNTPKYGLIFHSSFIGRASARNKGRMARYLANKCSIASRIDCFAESSTTVFGEKLREQVEERLDFYDKGVAPRKNIDVMKAAIGSAENKDTAMEVEEAPAVASAKKSKKKKSKSDTAENGEAEDKPTVNGGAAEDAKSEKKRKKEKRKLEQEQAVEKSNGTDRVDAEEQDGTAKKKKTKKSKDQDTEELQDASGMKKKKKKSKGEV from the exons ATGACCTGTTCGGTAGTCATTA GGATCATGACTGATGAACTGAGGAACTTTTTGGAGCTTAACCTCCCAAAAGTCAAGGAGGGAAAGAAGGCGAAGTTTAGTTTGGGAGTTGCTGAGCCTAAGATTGGGTCACATATCTTTGAGGTGACTAAAATTCCTTGCCAAAGTAATGAGTTCGTACATGAGCTTCTTCGTGGTGTAAGGTTACATTTTGAAAGGTTCATCAAGGACTTGAAG CCTGGTGACTTGGAGAAAGCCCAACTTGGTCTGGGACACAGTTACAGCAGAGCAAAAGTGAAGTTCAATGTCAACCGAGTTGACAATATGGTTATTCAAGCAATCTTCCTTCTTGATACTCTTGATAAGGATGTCAATTCATTCGCAATGAGAGTCAG AGAATGGTATTCTTGGCATTTCCCTGAATTAGTGAAGATCGTCAATGACAACTATATCTATGCCAAACTTGCAAAGTTCATTGATGACAAGTCCAAGTTGTCTGAAGACAAACTCCCAGCACTAACCGACATACTTGGAGATGAAGATAAAGCAAAGGAGGTTGTAGAAGCTGCCAAAGCATCAATGG GTCAAGATTTGTCTCCCATTGACTTGATTAATGTCCAGCAATTTGCTCAGAGGGTAATGGACCTCTCTGAGTACAGGAAGAAGCTCCATGAGTATCTAGTTACTAAAATGAATGATATTGCACCCAATTTGGCTTCCTTGATTGGTGAAATGGTTGGTGCTCGTCTGATATCTCATGCTGGCAGTCTCACAAATCTGGCCAAGTGCCCTTCTTCCACCCTTCAGATCCTTGGTGCAGAAAAGGCACTATTCAG gGCACTGAAAACCCGAGGAAACACACCAAaatatggtttgattttccattCATCTTTTATTGGTCGAGCATCTGCTCGCAACAAGGGACGCATGGCTCGCTATCTTGCAAATAAATGTTCTATCGCATCTCGCATTGATTGTTTTGCTG AGAGTAGTACAACTGTTTTTGGGGAGAAACTAAGAGAACAAGTTGAAGAGAGATTGGATTTCTATGACAAGGGTGTTGCACCACGTAAAAACATTGATGTGATGAAAGCTGCAATTGGAAGTGCTGAAAATAAAG ATACTGCCATGGAAGTTGAAGAGGCACCTGCTGTTGCTTCAgcaaagaaaagcaagaaaaagaaatcaaaatctgaCACTGCAGAGAATGGTGAGGCTGAGGACAAACCAACGGTAAATGGAGGTGCTGCAGAGGATGCTAAatcagagaagaaaaggaaaaaggagaagagaaaattgGAACAGGAGCAGGCTGTCGAGAAGTCAAATGGTACTGACAGGGTTGATGCCGAAGAGCAGGATGGTACtgccaagaagaagaagacgaagaagagtAAAGACCAAGATACAGAGGAGCTGCAAGATGCTAGtggcatgaaaaagaaaaaaaagaagtcaaaagGTGAAGTGTAG
- the LOC133678594 gene encoding adenylate kinase 4, with protein MASSAAANLEDVPSVNLMTELLRRMKCSSKPDKRLILIGPPGSGKGTQSPIIKDEYCLCHLATGDMLRAAVAAKTPLGIKAKEAMDKGELVSDDLVVGIIDEAMKKPSCQKGFILDGFPRTVVQAEKLDEMLQKQGAKIDKVLNFAIDDAILEERITGRWIHPSSGRTYHTKFAPPKVPGVDDVTGEPLIQRKDDTAAVLKSRLEAFHRQTEPVIGYYKNKGAVAELHAEKPPKEVTAEVQKVLSS; from the exons ATGGCAAGCAGTGCAGCTGCGAACTTGGAAGATGTTCCATCAGTGAATCTCATGACTGAGCTCCTCCGTCGCATGAAGTGCTCCTCCAAACCCGACAAGCGTCTCATTCTCATCG GCCCTCCTGGATCAGGAAAAGGTACTCAATCACCAATCATTAAGGACGAGTACTGTCTATGCCACTTGGCTACTGGTGACATGTTGCGAGCTGCTGTTGCCGCTAAAACCCCTCTTGGGATTAAGGCTAAGGAGGCAATGGACAAG GGGGAACTTGTTTCCGACGACTTGGTTGTGGGGATCATAGATGAAGCAATGAAGAAACCTTCATGTCAGAAAGGTTTCATTCTAGATGGATTTCCTAGGACTGTGGTCCAAGCAGAGAAG CTTGATGAAATGCTTCAAAAGCAGGGAGCTAAAATTGACAAGGTGCTTAATTTTGCAATTGATGATGCAATTTTGGAGGAGAGGATCACTGGCCGGTGGATCCATCCTTCCAGTGGCAGAACCTACCATACAAAATTTGCACCTCCCAAGGTTCCTGGTGTTGATGAT GTAACTGGAGAACCTTTGATTCAACGCAAAGATGATACTGCAGCTGTTCTTAAGTCAAGGCTAGAGGCATTTCACAGGCAAACTGAACCG GTTATTGGTTATTATAAGAATAAGGGTGCTGTTGCAGAGCTTCATGCAGAGAAACCGCCAAAGGAGGTTACAGCCGAGGTTCAGAAAGTGCTTTCCTCATGA
- the LOC133677951 gene encoding GDP-Man:Man(3)GlcNAc(2)-PP-Dol alpha-1,2-mannosyltransferase, protein MENTLLLVFFSLLTSLLTFILTITSREIISGRRTRQRAVGFFHPYTNDGGGGERVLWCAVKAIQEESPDLDCVIYTGDHDSSSESLMSRALDRFGVQLLTPPKVVHLYKRKWIEETSYPRFTMIGQSFGSVYLSWEALCKFTPLYYFDTSGYAFTYPVARLFGCKVICYTHYPTISLDMISRVRDRSSMYNNDTSIARSGWLSWCKIIYYTLFSWMYGFVGSCAHLAMVNSSWTQSHIEKLWRIPSCIKRVYPPCDTLGLQVLPLERPTTTPIFISVAQFRPEKAHPLQLEAFSLAIRRLDADMPRPILQFVGSCRNKFDEARLQKLQDKAVELNVDGDVQFYKNVMYRDLVRLLGGAVAGMHSMVDEHFGISVVEYMAAGAVPIAHNSAGPKMDIVLEEDGQQTGFLAQNVDEYAEAILKVLRMPETERLKIAAAARKRAGRFSEQRFYEDLKAAIQPILNHVSR, encoded by the exons ATGGAAAATACACTTCTCCTTGTATTTTTCTCCCTACTTACTTCTCTATTAACCTTTATCTTAACAATCACGTCCCGCGAGATAATCAGTGGCAGAAGGACCCGACAGAGGGCTGTCGGTTTCTTCCATCCATACACAAACGATGGTGGCGGTGGAGAAAGAGTGTTATGGTGTGCCGTGAAAGCAATTCAAGAAGAAAGTCCTGATCTTGACTGTGTTATTTACACAGGAGACCATGATTCCTCTTCAGAAAGCTTGATGTCTCGTGCCCTTGATCGATTTGGTGTCCAATTACTTACCCCTCCAAAG GTGGTGCATTTGTATAAAAGGAAGTGGATTGAAGAAACTAGTTATCCTCGGTTTACTATGATTGGTCAAAGCTTTGGATCAGTTTACTTAAGTTGGGAGGCTTTGTGCAAGTTTACTcctttgtattattttgatactaGCGGATATGCTTTCACATACCCAGTTGCTAGATTGTTTGGTTGCAAGGTTATTTGTTACACGCATTACCCTACGATCAGTTTGGATATGATTTCTCGTGTTCGTGATCGGAGCTCCATGTACAATAACGATACTTCAATTGCCAGGAG TGGTTGGCTATCATGGTGCAAGATCATCTACTATACACTGTTTAGTTGGATGTATGGATTTGTAGGCTCTTGTGCACACCTTGCAATGGTGAACTCTTCATGGACCCAGTCTCATATTGAAAAGCTTTGGAGAATTCCAAGTTGTATTAAGCGAGTGTATCCTCCTTGTGACACATTAGGGCTTCAG GTGCTTCCTTTGGAAAGACCGACCACAACTCCGATATTTATTTCTGTGGCTCAGTTTCGTCCTGAGAAG GCCCACCCTCTTCAACTCGAGGCCTTTTCATTGGCCATCAGGAGGTTAGATGCAGACATGCCGAGACCTATACTCCAGTTTGTTGGTAGTTGCAGAAACAAATTTGATGAGGCTAGGCTGCAGAAGTTGCAGGACAAAGCAGTTGAACTGAATGTAGATGGGGATGTACAATTCTACAAGAATGTGATGTATAG GGACTTGGTGAGACTTTTGGGAGGTGCAGTAGCAGGAATGCATTCTATGGTAGATGAACACTTCGGCATTAGTGTTGTGGAGTATATGGCTGCAGGCGCCGTGCCAATTG CTCATAATTCTGCTGGGCCAAAAATGGACATTGTTCTAGAAGAAGATGGGCAGCAAACGGGATTTCTTGCCCAGAATGTAGATGAGTATGCAGAAGCCATCCTCAAAGTTTTAAGGATGCCAGAAACTGAGAGACTCAAGATCGCTGCAGCTGCGAGGAAACGTGCAGGCAGATTTTCTGAGCAAAGATTTTATGAAGATTTAAAAGCTGCAATTCAACCCATATTAAACCATGTTTCCAGATGA
- the LOC133678683 gene encoding nucleolar protein 56-like isoform X1 produces the protein MALFLLYETSSGYSLFLANGLDEIGQNTEAVRNSVSDLNRFGKVVQLTAFHPFESALDALNQCNSVSEGIMTDELRNFLELNLPKVKEGKKAKFSLGVAEPKIGSHIFEVTKIPCQSNEFVHELLRGVRLHFERFIKDLKPGDLEKAQLGLGHSYSRAKVKFNVNRVDNMVIQAIFLLDTLDKDVNSFAMRVREWYSWHFPELVKIVNDNYIYAKLAKFIDDKSKLSEDKLPALTDILGDEDKAKEVVEAAKASMGQDLSPIDLINVQQFAQRVMDLSEYRKKLHEYLVTKMNDIAPNLASLIGEMVGARLISHAGSLTNLAKCPSSTLQILGAEKALFRALKTRGNTPKYGLIFHSSFIGRASARNKGRMARYLANKCSIASRIDCFAESSTTVFGEKLREQVEERLDFYDKGVAPRKNIDVMKAAIGSAENKDTAMEVEEAPAVASAKKSKKKKSKSDTAENGEAEDKPTVNGGAAEDAKSEKKRKKEKRKLEQEQAVEKSNGTDRVDAEEQDGTAKKKKTKKSKDQDTEELQDASGMKKKKKKSKGEV, from the exons ATggctttgtttttgttgtacGAGACATCATCGGGATACAGTCTTTTCCTCGCTAATGGTCTTGATGAGATTGGACAAAACACTGAGGCTGTTAGGAACTCGGTTTCGGATCTTAACCGGTTTGGTAAGGTAGTGCAGCTCACTGCTTTTCACCCGTTCGAGTCTGCTTTAGATGCTCTCAATCAGTGTAACTCTGTTTCTGAag GGATCATGACTGATGAACTGAGGAACTTTTTGGAGCTTAACCTCCCAAAAGTCAAGGAGGGAAAGAAGGCGAAGTTTAGTTTGGGAGTTGCTGAGCCTAAGATTGGGTCACATATCTTTGAGGTGACTAAAATTCCTTGCCAAAGTAATGAGTTCGTACATGAGCTTCTTCGTGGTGTAAGGTTACATTTTGAAAGGTTCATCAAGGACTTGAAG CCTGGTGACTTGGAGAAAGCCCAACTTGGTCTGGGACACAGTTACAGCAGAGCAAAAGTGAAGTTCAATGTCAACCGAGTTGACAATATGGTTATTCAAGCAATCTTCCTTCTTGATACTCTTGATAAGGATGTCAATTCATTCGCAATGAGAGTCAG AGAATGGTATTCTTGGCATTTCCCTGAATTAGTGAAGATCGTCAATGACAACTATATCTATGCCAAACTTGCAAAGTTCATTGATGACAAGTCCAAGTTGTCTGAAGACAAACTCCCAGCACTAACCGACATACTTGGAGATGAAGATAAAGCAAAGGAGGTTGTAGAAGCTGCCAAAGCATCAATGG GTCAAGATTTGTCTCCCATTGACTTGATTAATGTCCAGCAATTTGCTCAGAGGGTAATGGACCTCTCTGAGTACAGGAAGAAGCTCCATGAGTATCTAGTTACTAAAATGAATGATATTGCACCCAATTTGGCTTCCTTGATTGGTGAAATGGTTGGTGCTCGTCTGATATCTCATGCTGGCAGTCTCACAAATCTGGCCAAGTGCCCTTCTTCCACCCTTCAGATCCTTGGTGCAGAAAAGGCACTATTCAG gGCACTGAAAACCCGAGGAAACACACCAAaatatggtttgattttccattCATCTTTTATTGGTCGAGCATCTGCTCGCAACAAGGGACGCATGGCTCGCTATCTTGCAAATAAATGTTCTATCGCATCTCGCATTGATTGTTTTGCTG AGAGTAGTACAACTGTTTTTGGGGAGAAACTAAGAGAACAAGTTGAAGAGAGATTGGATTTCTATGACAAGGGTGTTGCACCACGTAAAAACATTGATGTGATGAAAGCTGCAATTGGAAGTGCTGAAAATAAAG ATACTGCCATGGAAGTTGAAGAGGCACCTGCTGTTGCTTCAgcaaagaaaagcaagaaaaagaaatcaaaatctgaCACTGCAGAGAATGGTGAGGCTGAGGACAAACCAACGGTAAATGGAGGTGCTGCAGAGGATGCTAAatcagagaagaaaaggaaaaaggagaagagaaaattgGAACAGGAGCAGGCTGTCGAGAAGTCAAATGGTACTGACAGGGTTGATGCCGAAGAGCAGGATGGTACtgccaagaagaagaagacgaagaagagtAAAGACCAAGATACAGAGGAGCTGCAAGATGCTAGtggcatgaaaaagaaaaaaaagaagtcaaaagGTGAAGTGTAG